Proteins encoded by one window of Streptomyces sp. LX-29:
- a CDS encoding histidine kinase, whose translation MLLLPFLTAVADALLVNGVELGLELNVSLLAAGALLLRRRLPLTVFLTTLPGILIGYVWFAPMIALYTVAVRRSGPLLLGMCAPLLAAAHFVPWPVSDLDPTAYRENTLTLMDSCVTAIAPIALGLLVRTRGELAARLDELTRSRRHADELLASQVVGTERARLAREMHDVVAHQVSLISLQAGAVQISSADPKAREGARTIRELAVRTLDELRHMVGILRAASGDGADLTPQPRLADLPHLIEVSALDVDYEAEYTPEATDGTARPEAVERAAFRTVQEALTNVRKHAPGARVRVRICDTHAEGPGLRVEIRNGPPDATAPAPELPGGGHGLVGLRERAQLLGGTLDAGATPEGGFQVLAVFPSGTR comes from the coding sequence CTGCTGCTGCTCCCGTTCCTGACCGCCGTCGCCGACGCGCTGCTGGTCAACGGCGTCGAGCTCGGCCTCGAACTCAATGTGTCGCTGCTCGCGGCCGGCGCGCTGCTGCTGCGCCGGCGGCTGCCGCTCACGGTCTTCCTGACCACCCTGCCGGGGATCCTCATCGGCTATGTGTGGTTCGCGCCCATGATCGCGCTCTACACCGTCGCCGTGCGCCGCTCGGGCCCGCTGCTGCTCGGCATGTGCGCCCCGCTGCTGGCCGCCGCGCACTTCGTCCCGTGGCCGGTGTCGGACCTGGACCCCACCGCGTACCGCGAGAACACGCTCACCCTGATGGACTCGTGCGTCACCGCCATCGCACCCATCGCGCTCGGGCTGCTGGTCCGCACCCGCGGCGAGCTGGCCGCCCGGCTCGACGAGCTCACCCGCTCCCGCCGGCACGCCGACGAGCTGCTCGCCTCCCAGGTGGTCGGCACCGAGCGGGCGCGGCTCGCGCGCGAGATGCACGACGTCGTCGCCCACCAGGTCAGCCTGATCAGCCTGCAGGCCGGGGCGGTGCAGATCAGCTCCGCCGACCCCAAGGCGCGCGAGGGCGCCCGCACGATACGCGAGCTGGCCGTGCGCACCCTCGACGAGCTGCGCCACATGGTCGGCATCCTGCGCGCGGCCAGCGGCGACGGCGCCGACCTCACCCCGCAGCCGCGCCTCGCCGACCTGCCGCACCTGATCGAGGTGAGCGCGCTCGACGTCGACTACGAGGCCGAGTACACCCCGGAGGCCACCGACGGCACGGCACGCCCGGAGGCCGTCGAGCGGGCGGCCTTCCGCACCGTCCAGGAGGCGCTCACCAACGTCCGCAAGCACGCCCCCGGCGCGCGGGTGCGGGTGCGGATCTGCGACACCCACGCCGAGGGACCGGGGCTGCGGGTCGAGATCCGCAACGGACCGCCCGACGCGACCGCCCCGGCCCCCGAGCTCCCCGGCGGGGGCCACGGGCTGGTGGGGCTGCGGGAGCGGGCACAACTGCTGGGCGGCACGCTGGACGCCGGCGCCACGCCCGAGGGGGGCTTCCAGGTCCTGGCGGTCTTCCCCAGCGGGACCCGCTGA
- a CDS encoding response regulator transcription factor produces the protein MIRVAVVDDEQLVRSGLRLILGTAQDIEVVADCSGAEAVATVQRCAPDVVLLDIRMPEVDGLTVLRRLRAKPDPPAIAMLTTFDVQEYLAAALRAGAAGFLLKDTDPEQLVRAVRTLAQGGSVLDPGVTRAVIGGFLAAEAEATASAAVRALTPREREVLALLGEGLPNPQIAERMGLAPSTVKDHVRAVLGKLGGLNRVQAAIVADRAGLVAGRPPVAGPASAGGPLPAGGRQPVAERPPSGGVR, from the coding sequence GTGATCCGTGTTGCTGTGGTGGACGACGAGCAGCTCGTCAGGTCCGGACTGCGGCTGATCCTGGGCACGGCCCAGGACATCGAGGTGGTCGCGGACTGCTCCGGCGCCGAAGCGGTCGCCACGGTGCAGCGCTGCGCGCCCGATGTGGTGCTGCTGGACATCCGGATGCCCGAGGTGGACGGGCTGACGGTGCTACGGCGGCTGCGCGCCAAGCCCGACCCCCCGGCCATCGCCATGCTGACGACCTTCGACGTGCAGGAGTACCTCGCCGCCGCGCTGCGCGCGGGAGCCGCCGGCTTCCTCCTCAAGGACACCGACCCGGAGCAGCTGGTCCGGGCCGTGCGCACGCTCGCCCAGGGCGGCAGCGTCCTGGACCCGGGGGTCACCCGCGCCGTCATCGGCGGCTTCCTCGCCGCCGAGGCCGAGGCCACCGCCTCCGCCGCGGTGCGGGCCCTCACCCCGCGCGAGCGCGAGGTGCTCGCGCTGCTCGGCGAGGGCCTCCCCAACCCTCAGATCGCCGAGCGGATGGGTCTGGCCCCGAGCACCGTCAAGGACCACGTCCGCGCGGTCCTCGGCAAGCTGGGCGGCCTCAACCGCGTCCAGGCGGCCATCGTCGCCGACCGCGCGGGACTGGTCGCCGGCCGCCCGCCGGTCGCCGGACCGGCCTCCGCCGGGGGACCGCTCCCCGCCGGGGGACGGCAGCCCGTCGCCGAGCGCCCGCCCAGCGGCGGCGTCCGGTGA